One stretch of Candidatus Bathyarchaeia archaeon DNA includes these proteins:
- a CDS encoding hydrogenase iron-sulfur subunit, which translates to MSNPQTQKPNEGDKQLEPLRIGVFVCHCGLNIAGTVDIKQVVEYAKTIPDVVFVKENRYTCADPGQEEIRKAIREQKLNRVVIAACSPRMHEPTFRRTVNEAGLNPFYYEMANIREFASWCHQNTPQEATERAKDTVRMAVAKARFLMPLQTIEVPVTKKALVIGGGIAGMNAALDLAEMDFKVYMLENTQSIGGHMAALDKTFPTLDCSICIEGPKMVDCVRHPNITIFAYSDLVKVDGYIGNFKVKLRKRARYILDDRCTGCGQCKDVCPIEYPNEWDLNLGTRKAISVPLDQAVPLIYAINKDYCVECFKCVDACGPREAIDFTQKDEEVEIDVGAIIVSTGFDVYEPYDMPLLGYGKYPNVITSMEFERLILAAGPTGGKVIRQSDGQKPHKIAFIQCVGSRDKNKYPYCSNFCCMYTLKHVVQLKEKYKEDIEVYVFYMDIRSPSKGYEEFYDRARDRGVNFIRGRVSRIDEDPKTHNMVIHSEDSNLGAPIEVEADIVVLATAAIPKKGSADIARIINLSRGADGFFMESHPKLKPMDAPTDGVFYAGACQGLKDIPSSVSQGSGAAARAATVLSKSKWKIEPIISVVDETKCKKCGICVDKCPYGAIKIEKGKTPARIITASCHGCGTCVAECPQHAITQMHFTDAQILAQVRAALEEKPEEKIMAFLCNWCSYAGADLAGISRCEYPASVRVVRVMCSGRVDKNFILEALRLGAGMVLVGACHLPYDCHYISGNYKMKARTDALKTMLIKLGMTPERFRVEYVSAAEGIRYAEVIKEIDTDMKTLGKEKILAETEKLRPTLEKMLKRNP; encoded by the coding sequence ATGAGCAATCCACAAACACAGAAACCAAACGAAGGCGATAAACAACTCGAACCTTTACGGATTGGAGTTTTTGTTTGCCACTGCGGTTTAAACATCGCTGGAACCGTAGACATTAAGCAAGTAGTTGAATACGCCAAGACCATCCCCGATGTGGTCTTCGTTAAAGAAAACCGATACACCTGCGCTGACCCCGGACAAGAAGAAATCAGAAAAGCCATCAGAGAACAGAAACTCAACCGAGTAGTCATCGCAGCGTGCTCTCCAAGAATGCATGAACCCACTTTTAGACGTACCGTCAACGAAGCAGGTCTAAACCCCTTCTATTACGAGATGGCTAACATTCGAGAGTTCGCTTCATGGTGCCACCAAAACACACCACAGGAAGCAACGGAGCGGGCAAAAGACACCGTTCGTATGGCAGTTGCAAAAGCACGCTTTTTGATGCCGCTTCAAACAATAGAAGTTCCCGTAACCAAAAAGGCACTTGTCATCGGCGGAGGCATTGCAGGTATGAACGCCGCCTTAGACCTTGCAGAAATGGACTTCAAAGTGTATATGCTTGAGAACACCCAAAGCATCGGCGGGCACATGGCGGCTTTAGACAAAACCTTCCCAACCCTTGACTGCAGCATCTGCATTGAAGGACCAAAAATGGTGGATTGCGTCAGGCACCCTAACATCACGATTTTCGCTTATTCCGACTTGGTTAAAGTTGACGGTTACATAGGTAACTTTAAAGTGAAACTTCGTAAGAGAGCCCGATACATTCTTGATGACCGCTGCACGGGATGTGGACAATGCAAAGACGTCTGCCCAATCGAGTACCCCAACGAGTGGGACCTGAACCTTGGCACCCGAAAAGCAATTTCAGTTCCCCTTGACCAAGCAGTGCCCCTAATTTACGCCATCAACAAGGATTACTGCGTGGAATGCTTCAAATGTGTAGACGCTTGTGGACCACGAGAGGCTATAGATTTCACTCAAAAGGATGAAGAAGTAGAAATCGATGTAGGCGCAATCATAGTCTCCACCGGCTTTGACGTTTATGAACCATACGACATGCCCCTCTTAGGCTACGGGAAATACCCCAACGTCATCACCTCCATGGAGTTTGAACGACTCATCCTTGCTGCGGGACCCACTGGTGGCAAAGTCATCAGGCAATCTGACGGACAAAAACCCCACAAAATCGCCTTCATCCAATGCGTAGGCAGCCGAGACAAAAACAAGTATCCCTACTGCAGCAACTTCTGCTGCATGTACACGCTTAAGCATGTTGTACAGTTAAAGGAGAAGTACAAAGAAGACATAGAAGTCTACGTCTTCTACATGGACATTCGAAGCCCAAGCAAAGGCTACGAAGAGTTCTATGACCGCGCAAGAGACCGCGGCGTGAACTTTATCCGTGGGCGCGTCAGCCGAATCGATGAAGACCCAAAAACCCACAACATGGTCATTCACTCTGAAGATTCTAACCTTGGGGCACCTATCGAAGTGGAAGCTGACATAGTGGTCTTAGCAACTGCCGCTATCCCCAAGAAAGGCTCAGCGGACATTGCACGCATAATTAACCTGTCCCGAGGCGCGGACGGCTTCTTCATGGAGAGCCACCCCAAACTCAAACCCATGGATGCACCCACTGACGGGGTCTTCTACGCGGGCGCCTGCCAAGGCTTAAAAGATATTCCCTCAAGCGTCTCCCAAGGAAGCGGCGCAGCAGCCCGCGCAGCAACCGTGCTCTCCAAATCCAAATGGAAGATTGAACCCATCATCTCCGTTGTCGACGAAACTAAGTGCAAGAAATGCGGCATCTGCGTTGACAAATGCCCCTATGGCGCCATCAAAATCGAAAAAGGCAAGACCCCCGCTCGAATCATCACCGCCAGCTGCCACGGATGCGGAACCTGCGTTGCAGAATGTCCCCAGCACGCAATTACTCAAATGCACTTTACCGACGCCCAAATTTTGGCTCAAGTTCGGGCTGCGCTTGAAGAAAAACCTGAAGAAAAAATCATGGCTTTTCTGTGCAACTGGTGCAGTTATGCAGGTGCAGATTTGGCTGGCATCAGCCGATGTGAGTACCCTGCAAGCGTAAGAGTTGTTCGTGTCATGTGCTCTGGAAGAGTTGACAAAAACTTCATCCTGGAAGCGCTCAGGTTGGGGGCGGGTATGGTGCTGGTTGGTGCTTGCCACTTACCCTACGACTGCCACTACATAAGCGGCAACTATAAGATGAAAGCACGAACCGACGCACTCAAAACAATGCTAATCAAGCTAGGCATGACTCCAGAACGGTTCCGGGTAGAATACGTTTCAGCCGCCGAAGGAATACGCTACGCCGAAGTCATCAAGGAAATAGACACCGACATGAAGACGCTGGGTAAAGAGAAAATTCTGGCAGAAACTGAGAAGCTGCGACCAACCCTGGAAAAAATGCTCAAACGCAACCCCTAA
- the spcS gene encoding O-phosphoseryl-tRNA(Sec) selenium transferase produces MLPLDKLNDTIPKNILDRGLTVLGTESRPIKLLFEQRRVPQEGWKDRQIETLLDLLSTMDLDKDSKAAWVGEREGRVASPAVSKLAAGFHHGVGRSGDLTKAQPKAAGGSLMYFFANKLANDAMKRFGVPNIKKAVVFPMATGMTLALALCAARNLTKGKEVVYPQLDHKTPLKAIQLAGLQEKIIEGQVYGDAVNVPAEEIEKAVNENTAAILSTTTFFQPREPDKIKDIARIAQEKNVPHIINNSFGVQSREIMKLVRGAVDAGRVDAIIQSTDKNFLTPVGGAIVASPNEEFLNNVSEAYAGRATAAPIVQFLAAILSIGVGGYEELRNQQEENRKFLESSLKEVAEKHSQRILDTYNPISVAMTLEERNAKKIGKALYTARVCGARALEKTDFGVCCPQYVSSYINFDASIGIQKKEIRWATERLDTVLRTVA; encoded by the coding sequence ATGTTACCCCTTGATAAATTAAATGATACAATCCCCAAAAACATACTGGATAGAGGCCTGACAGTGTTAGGCACCGAGTCCCGACCGATAAAACTGCTTTTTGAGCAAAGAAGAGTACCCCAAGAAGGCTGGAAAGACCGCCAAATTGAAACATTGCTGGATTTGCTGTCGACAATGGATTTGGACAAGGACAGTAAAGCAGCGTGGGTAGGCGAAAGAGAGGGCAGGGTTGCCTCTCCAGCGGTTTCAAAGCTGGCAGCGGGATTTCACCATGGAGTAGGACGTTCAGGTGACCTAACCAAAGCCCAACCCAAGGCAGCAGGCGGGTCGCTTATGTACTTCTTCGCCAACAAATTGGCAAATGACGCCATGAAAAGGTTCGGAGTTCCCAACATCAAGAAGGCAGTGGTGTTTCCTATGGCAACGGGAATGACGCTTGCGCTTGCCTTGTGCGCCGCAAGAAACCTCACCAAAGGAAAAGAGGTTGTTTACCCACAGCTTGACCACAAAACACCGTTGAAGGCGATTCAGCTTGCAGGTCTGCAAGAAAAAATAATTGAAGGCCAAGTCTACGGAGACGCAGTGAACGTTCCCGCGGAGGAAATTGAAAAAGCAGTCAATGAAAACACCGCCGCGATTCTGTCAACAACCACATTCTTCCAGCCCAGAGAACCCGACAAAATCAAAGACATCGCAAGAATCGCACAGGAAAAAAATGTACCGCACATCATCAACAACTCTTTTGGGGTACAGAGCCGCGAAATCATGAAGCTCGTAAGAGGGGCTGTCGACGCAGGACGCGTGGACGCAATAATCCAGAGCACCGACAAGAATTTTCTCACCCCAGTCGGAGGAGCAATAGTTGCTTCACCCAACGAAGAATTCCTCAACAACGTGTCTGAAGCGTATGCAGGGAGGGCAACAGCGGCGCCCATAGTGCAGTTCCTTGCGGCGATACTTTCGATAGGCGTAGGAGGCTACGAGGAGCTAAGAAACCAGCAAGAGGAAAACCGAAAGTTTCTTGAATCATCCTTAAAGGAGGTTGCAGAGAAGCATTCACAAAGAATACTGGATACTTACAACCCCATTTCCGTGGCTATGACACTGGAGGAAAGAAACGCCAAAAAAATAGGTAAAGCCTTGTACACGGCAAGGGTCTGTGGGGCAAGAGCGTTAGAAAAAACTGATTTTGGAGTGTGCTGCCCCCAGTATGTCTCATCGTACATCAACTTTGACGCCAGCATAGGAATACAAAAGAAAGAAATCAGGTGGGCAACTGAGAGGTTAGACACTGTTTTGAGGACAGTAGCGTAG
- the selB gene encoding selenocysteine-specific translation elongation factor, with the protein MSQNYPYLLILCGLPASGKTTISKTVASVLEDKHGVSTMVVSSDDFRDMLSYSSNGFKPERETSVKTLYEKAIATGLEQGFLVISDDLNYYKSMRSDLRHIAKRLDSDYDLIFVDTPVEQALKWNQNRESPLPQALIEELNQKLDPPKGDYKWDTPLVTVDPSKQSSEEIANLIVAAVLKRLENPKRSKPKKMVENEKALRARGIERETRKSMMEVMTRYKNPDLGISLSKIRKAVVKKALADGSKPLDAVELFLREANAVAKSYSLAEGAGLIPVHVGLFGHVDHGKTMIAKQLTEKPSTASLDKAPDSVRRGMTLDMGFSAFTLGQYLVTLVDLPGHFSLVRHAVAGANIIDAAVLIVAADLGLQVQSVEHFSIIKNLGIKDLVVALNKVDLASPQRIAEVKNKIMLLLNGTPYEQAKIVEVSGLTGKGIDELKNTLQDSLSPPIRQWNGPFKMPIDHAFTIAGVGTVLTGTIHRGKVKVKDLVEIKPVDKKGQVRSLRSFGEDKEEAIAGDRVGVAVKDIKPDDAHRGYIAVSPGSITSTCRVIAELEVDKYYRRSLTPYSYVDVFVGSYEVLGNVVPGVIEDGRFVVKSSVTAAEKCIVYIELRQQVMAERGDHVLLMNPGLQAREFRIIGGGRITETDSKLDFFSKKTKEGTVSQKREANEYSVTGFFNSSEAASKFVGQQVVTTSGIRGEIRVALSSGEVLVKFKEAVPEGEKAFLYAYKKLRSN; encoded by the coding sequence GTGTCGCAGAATTATCCTTATCTACTTATACTATGCGGGTTGCCTGCTTCAGGAAAAACCACCATCAGCAAAACCGTTGCCTCCGTGCTTGAGGACAAGCATGGCGTATCCACCATGGTGGTTAGCTCTGACGATTTTCGAGACATGCTCTCGTATTCCTCCAACGGGTTCAAACCTGAGCGAGAAACATCAGTGAAGACTCTTTATGAGAAGGCAATTGCAACTGGTCTAGAGCAGGGTTTTCTGGTCATCAGTGACGACCTAAACTACTACAAGTCCATGAGAAGCGACCTACGGCATATTGCTAAACGGTTAGACTCTGACTATGACCTAATCTTTGTTGACACCCCCGTTGAACAAGCCCTTAAATGGAACCAAAACCGCGAATCGCCCCTCCCGCAAGCTCTTATTGAGGAACTTAATCAGAAACTTGACCCACCAAAGGGCGATTACAAATGGGACACCCCCCTTGTAACGGTTGACCCCAGTAAACAAAGCTCCGAAGAAATCGCCAACCTCATTGTAGCCGCGGTTCTCAAAAGGCTGGAAAATCCCAAACGGTCCAAGCCCAAAAAGATGGTGGAAAACGAGAAGGCACTAAGAGCCCGAGGTATCGAAAGGGAAACCCGCAAGTCCATGATGGAGGTTATGACGCGGTACAAGAATCCGGACTTGGGCATTTCGCTTTCAAAAATAAGAAAAGCTGTGGTTAAGAAGGCGCTGGCAGACGGCTCCAAACCCTTGGACGCGGTTGAATTATTCCTCAGAGAAGCCAACGCGGTCGCTAAAAGCTACAGCTTGGCTGAGGGTGCGGGTCTTATTCCCGTGCATGTCGGTCTCTTTGGGCATGTTGACCACGGCAAGACCATGATAGCAAAACAGCTAACTGAAAAGCCTTCGACGGCTTCGCTGGACAAGGCACCCGACTCCGTCAGGCGAGGAATGACCCTAGACATGGGTTTCTCCGCTTTCACCTTGGGTCAGTATTTGGTTACTCTGGTCGATTTGCCGGGGCACTTCAGTTTGGTTAGACATGCGGTGGCGGGTGCCAACATAATTGACGCTGCAGTGCTAATTGTCGCCGCTGATCTTGGTCTTCAGGTTCAGAGTGTGGAGCATTTCTCGATAATTAAAAACCTTGGAATAAAGGATCTTGTGGTCGCGTTAAACAAGGTTGATTTGGCTTCTCCCCAGAGAATTGCTGAAGTCAAAAACAAAATTATGCTTCTCCTGAACGGAACTCCCTATGAGCAGGCAAAGATTGTGGAGGTCTCAGGCTTAACGGGCAAAGGAATTGACGAACTTAAAAACACCCTGCAGGATTCGCTTAGTCCACCTATTCGTCAATGGAATGGTCCGTTTAAGATGCCCATAGACCACGCCTTCACCATAGCCGGCGTGGGAACTGTCTTAACTGGCACGATCCACCGTGGGAAAGTGAAAGTGAAAGACCTTGTTGAAATAAAACCTGTCGACAAGAAAGGTCAAGTGCGTTCGCTGCGGTCCTTTGGCGAAGATAAGGAGGAGGCTATAGCTGGAGACAGGGTGGGGGTCGCGGTCAAAGACATAAAACCTGATGACGCTCACAGGGGTTACATCGCTGTTTCTCCTGGCTCCATCACTTCCACTTGCCGTGTAATAGCCGAATTGGAAGTAGACAAATACTACCGACGTTCGTTGACGCCGTATAGTTATGTGGACGTGTTTGTGGGCTCTTATGAAGTGCTGGGGAATGTTGTGCCCGGCGTCATCGAAGACGGTAGGTTTGTTGTGAAATCCTCGGTTACGGCTGCTGAAAAATGTATAGTTTACATTGAACTCAGACAGCAAGTCATGGCGGAAAGGGGTGACCATGTTCTTTTGATGAACCCTGGGCTCCAAGCCCGCGAATTCCGAATAATCGGAGGAGGAAGAATCACCGAAACAGACAGCAAATTAGATTTCTTCTCAAAAAAGACAAAAGAAGGCACGGTAAGCCAAAAAAGAGAAGCCAACGAGTACTCAGTGACTGGCTTCTTCAACTCATCGGAAGCTGCCTCAAAATTTGTGGGACAACAAGTTGTCACTACATCCGGAATTAGAGGCGAAATCAGGGTTGCGCTGTCATCGGGCGAAGTCTTAGTCAAGTTCAAAGAGGCAGTGCCTGAAGGCGAAAAAGCATTTCTTTACGCCTACAAAAAGTTAAGAAGCAACTAG
- a CDS encoding radical SAM protein, protein MAGSLLYHMAMVTKMETETSILLQELKAPPPEVQKQLMRFYKEFASDAQTLLEPTIPLGIDVQKAASNPSLTTDQKIRLFMNLQKKTQTTAAMLRNKNPQASQPLNELFQDWSRHVTEIRLMQEYHTIKGLLTLAALTKQFGIERLSAAMQQVQAEFGKQTVNIALEVTLKVGMRREKLQSIMLSDHFINYTMNMGTLDGNMQFLNCPIYGGHKHLGEQLGIPDEVASLFCNHFCFAHAKAMLETVMPFTFDLTQPERMATHGKCDFYMRLGHSPGSKVPDKHIPLVVSYNVTRKCNLKCGHCYINATTEELKGQLTTEESKQLIDQIAEVSRPLLILSGGEPLLREDIYELIRYGTQKGLRMGLGSNGCLIDSTAARKLKEAGIKTVSISLDSPIPQQHDEFRGVAGSWQKAVDAIKLLRQNDVLVQVNTTLTQENYDQIDDIMTLSEQIGVENFHLFFLVPTGRGAKIADISPQMYEDMITNTFAKTSRHKLNVRPSCAPQFMRIAKDMNLDMRQWIRGCIAGLYYCRIYPNGDVTPCPYLPIKLGNIRETTFKDIWFNSPLFKALRNPDSLKGKCGACEYKVICGGCRARAYGLSSDFIDYCGDLREPTALNGDYLAEDPWCVYQPPKKPN, encoded by the coding sequence ATGGCAGGCTCCCTGCTTTACCACATGGCAATGGTCACCAAAATGGAGACCGAAACCAGCATCCTGCTCCAAGAACTCAAAGCGCCGCCACCAGAAGTGCAAAAGCAACTCATGCGATTCTACAAAGAATTCGCCTCCGACGCACAGACCCTATTGGAACCCACCATCCCCCTGGGCATCGACGTCCAAAAAGCCGCGTCTAACCCCAGCTTAACCACTGACCAAAAAATCCGTCTCTTCATGAACCTGCAAAAGAAAACCCAAACCACAGCTGCTATGCTCCGCAACAAAAACCCCCAAGCTTCCCAACCCCTCAACGAGCTCTTCCAAGATTGGTCGCGGCACGTGACGGAAATCCGCCTCATGCAGGAGTACCACACAATCAAAGGGCTGCTGACCTTAGCGGCGTTGACAAAACAGTTTGGCATTGAACGATTAAGTGCGGCTATGCAGCAGGTTCAGGCAGAGTTTGGCAAACAAACCGTCAACATCGCCCTTGAAGTCACCTTGAAGGTGGGCATGCGCCGCGAAAAGCTGCAGTCCATCATGCTCAGCGACCACTTCATCAACTACACCATGAATATGGGCACTTTAGATGGGAACATGCAGTTTCTTAACTGCCCCATCTACGGCGGACACAAACACCTCGGTGAACAACTCGGAATACCCGACGAGGTTGCCTCGCTTTTCTGTAATCATTTCTGTTTTGCCCACGCCAAGGCCATGTTGGAAACCGTGATGCCCTTCACCTTTGATTTGACTCAGCCTGAACGCATGGCAACCCATGGCAAATGTGATTTTTACATGCGCTTGGGGCATTCTCCTGGCTCAAAGGTTCCCGACAAGCATATTCCCCTTGTTGTATCCTATAATGTGACCCGTAAATGCAACCTCAAATGCGGTCACTGCTACATCAACGCCACCACCGAGGAACTCAAAGGGCAACTAACAACCGAGGAATCCAAACAGCTTATTGACCAAATTGCCGAAGTCAGCCGACCCCTCCTTATCTTAAGCGGCGGGGAACCTCTTCTCCGCGAAGACATCTATGAACTGATTCGTTACGGCACCCAGAAAGGGCTACGTATGGGGCTGGGAAGCAACGGCTGCCTAATCGACTCCACAGCAGCACGGAAACTCAAAGAAGCAGGTATAAAAACCGTATCAATCAGCTTAGATTCACCCATCCCCCAGCAGCATGACGAGTTCCGTGGCGTAGCAGGGTCTTGGCAAAAAGCTGTAGACGCCATAAAACTGCTGCGGCAAAACGATGTTTTGGTTCAAGTGAACACAACCCTCACGCAAGAGAACTATGACCAAATTGACGACATCATGACCCTCTCAGAACAAATCGGTGTAGAAAACTTCCATCTCTTCTTCTTGGTGCCGACTGGACGAGGCGCCAAAATCGCCGACATATCCCCCCAAATGTACGAAGACATGATAACCAACACCTTCGCCAAAACCTCCCGCCACAAACTCAACGTGCGACCCTCATGTGCACCTCAGTTCATGCGCATAGCCAAAGACATGAACCTTGACATGCGGCAGTGGATACGCGGCTGCATCGCAGGCTTATACTACTGCCGAATCTATCCTAACGGCGACGTAACCCCCTGCCCCTATCTGCCCATCAAGTTGGGTAACATCCGAGAGACAACCTTCAAAGACATCTGGTTCAATTCCCCCCTCTTTAAGGCGCTACGCAACCCTGACTCGCTAAAAGGTAAATGCGGCGCCTGCGAATACAAAGTCATCTGCGGCGGATGTCGAGCCCGCGCTTACGGATTATCCAGCGACTTCATTGATTACTGCGGGGACCTTCGTGAACCAACCGCGTTAAACGGTGACTACCTTGCAGAGGACCCTTGGTGCGTCTATCAACCCCCGAAAAAACCTAACTAA
- a CDS encoding magnesium transporter: protein MSHAGHLGFSKALQETFIAYAFDLLGLAAGFLLAYQLGVFRFTPWAIALYPAVLGAKGVIEGLLSGRLSTALHLGTVHPRFSKNTPSFYNLIEAVIILTLITSVAMSAISLVFGNLFWGITFFDFPAILGVVTATMTLGLGLLVVTAKIAFFSFKRGLDPDIMVYPVMSAFAAIFITLCYFVTLHLFSSSWGIWVIAALGVADLLAVLYIFPKKMHEPEFIKTIKQSLAALMIVAIIVNITGTLLKGIDDRFVRTTGRIDVFLVYPAAIGLISDVGSVVGSTATTKLALGLLRPKLSSILKHAKSIFTSWIVSVVMFTVLATIAFLMHGVTTGTFTLEFFLSRLSLLLTANLIAVTLIVILSFAVSIVTFQKGLDPGNFVIPITNSFAASITTMAFLTALILLKFAAII from the coding sequence ATGTCACACGCAGGCCACTTAGGTTTCTCAAAAGCCTTACAAGAGACTTTCATAGCGTACGCATTCGACCTTCTCGGTTTGGCAGCCGGCTTTTTGCTTGCATACCAACTTGGCGTGTTCAGGTTCACCCCTTGGGCTATAGCGCTTTACCCCGCCGTTTTGGGCGCTAAAGGCGTAATCGAAGGTTTACTTAGTGGACGTTTAAGCACCGCCTTGCACTTGGGCACTGTTCATCCACGCTTCTCTAAAAACACCCCAAGCTTCTACAACCTAATTGAAGCCGTAATCATTTTAACTTTAATAACCAGCGTCGCCATGAGCGCCATATCCTTGGTTTTCGGGAACCTGTTTTGGGGCATAACTTTCTTTGATTTCCCCGCCATTCTCGGAGTTGTCACTGCCACCATGACTTTAGGTCTTGGTCTTCTGGTTGTAACCGCCAAAATTGCTTTTTTCTCCTTCAAACGCGGTTTAGACCCTGACATAATGGTTTACCCCGTTATGTCCGCTTTTGCGGCAATCTTTATCACACTTTGCTACTTTGTCACCCTACACTTGTTTTCCAGCAGTTGGGGCATCTGGGTAATCGCGGCTTTAGGCGTGGCTGACCTGCTTGCCGTCTTGTACATTTTCCCCAAGAAAATGCACGAACCCGAATTCATCAAAACCATAAAACAATCCCTAGCAGCACTCATGATTGTCGCCATAATTGTAAACATAACTGGAACCCTGCTCAAAGGCATCGACGACCGCTTTGTTCGAACAACTGGACGCATCGATGTATTCCTTGTTTACCCAGCAGCAATTGGGCTAATTAGCGATGTGGGCTCCGTTGTCGGTTCAACAGCAACCACCAAACTAGCCTTAGGTCTACTTAGACCCAAACTTTCCTCCATCCTTAAACATGCCAAAAGCATTTTCACATCTTGGATTGTTTCCGTCGTGATGTTTACTGTTTTAGCTACAATTGCTTTTCTCATGCATGGGGTAACCACTGGAACGTTCACTTTAGAATTCTTCTTGAGCAGGCTATCTTTGCTGCTTACCGCCAACCTCATTGCCGTCACGCTGATTGTGATTCTATCCTTTGCAGTTTCAATCGTAACCTTCCAAAAAGGACTTGACCCCGGAAACTTTGTTATTCCCATCACCAACTCCTTTGCCGCAAGCATAACAACCATGGCTTTCCTGACTGCTTTGATATTGTTGAAATTCGCTGCGATTATATAG
- a CDS encoding potassium channel family protein, giving the protein MPRFDRIEYKPIPVRDLLIEMKNLSQLMIDLAYSAALFNDKELAEDVLTLESHVDTMSYLLDMEIMVAARGDPSDAEDLIGVSTVAAAADKISDAAADIAGIVTRDIGIHPIVGEIFENVQERLMKATVNEKSVIVGKQLDELDLAARMGVDVIAIRRNKDWLINPEDTERILSGDTLITRGAPQGTKEFKGLAEGTLTTLED; this is encoded by the coding sequence ATGCCCCGCTTTGATCGAATAGAGTATAAACCTATACCTGTCCGAGACCTTCTTATAGAAATGAAAAACCTTTCCCAACTCATGATTGATTTAGCCTATTCAGCAGCGTTGTTTAACGACAAAGAACTGGCTGAAGACGTTTTGACCTTGGAAAGCCACGTTGACACCATGAGCTACCTGCTGGATATGGAGATTATGGTGGCTGCCCGCGGCGACCCAAGCGACGCCGAAGACCTCATCGGAGTCTCCACCGTCGCGGCTGCTGCAGACAAGATTTCTGACGCCGCCGCTGATATTGCTGGAATTGTGACCCGCGATATTGGCATTCATCCAATTGTGGGCGAAATATTTGAAAACGTTCAAGAACGCCTCATGAAGGCAACCGTAAATGAAAAGTCGGTTATCGTGGGAAAACAGCTAGACGAGCTGGATTTAGCCGCCCGCATGGGCGTGGACGTGATTGCCATCCGCAGAAACAAGGATTGGCTAATTAACCCCGAAGACACCGAGCGCATCCTGTCGGGGGACACGCTGATTACCCGAGGAGCACCTCAAGGTACCAAAGAATTCAAGGGCCTTGCTGAAGGAACACTCACAACACTTGAGGACTAA
- a CDS encoding potassium channel family protein has protein sequence MNQQQRFEEIVDQFVELKDTSELMVELAYSALFLNSKELAEEVASLEHTIDKLHTDFELLALTSDFTEEEASGFLGLIRLGLATEKIADAALEMAEVVLRGIEPHPVLKLSIKEAEETVMQTCVTENSPLINKTLKEARVPEETGMSILAIKRANKTLRPKADSTIQLGDILIASGYAEGAEDLQKLASPQKNCDLA, from the coding sequence ATGAACCAACAACAGAGATTTGAGGAAATCGTTGACCAATTCGTGGAGCTCAAAGACACCTCTGAACTGATGGTTGAACTTGCTTACTCGGCATTGTTTTTGAACAGTAAAGAACTAGCCGAAGAAGTAGCAAGTCTGGAACACACCATAGATAAACTTCACACCGACTTCGAGCTGCTGGCTTTAACCAGCGATTTCACCGAGGAAGAAGCCTCCGGTTTTCTGGGCTTAATCAGATTAGGGTTAGCAACAGAAAAAATTGCCGATGCCGCTTTGGAGATGGCTGAAGTCGTCCTGCGAGGCATTGAGCCTCATCCAGTGCTCAAACTCAGCATCAAAGAAGCCGAAGAAACAGTTATGCAAACCTGTGTAACTGAGAATTCGCCTCTTATCAACAAAACTTTGAAGGAAGCGCGGGTTCCTGAAGAAACAGGTATGTCTATTCTGGCCATCAAACGTGCCAATAAAACGTTGCGCCCTAAGGCGGATTCAACAATTCAGTTAGGCGATATCTTGATTGCTTCAGGTTACGCTGAAGGGGCTGAGGACTTACAGAAATTGGCTTCGCCTCAAAAAAACTGTGACTTAGCCTAA